A single window of Chloroflexota bacterium DNA harbors:
- a CDS encoding endonuclease MutS2: MDEKSLEILEFPQIITTLAGYTSFSASRELAFKLKPLTDYDRIALLLGQSAEARHLLAMEQGFSIGGVSDIREAVWIASLEGILEPKSLVEIQQTLAAMRQTRSNLSKMSAELPLLWDIAKDIAELRQVEKELARCISPSGEVLDRASPDLAAIRRQLREEREHLWNRLEAIIRSPRGCKIIQEPIITEREGRYVIPVKIEFRREIRGITHDVSNTGVTVFVEPWSTMELGNTVRELVNEEKREVERILRRLSAEVGGYEAELSLSIERIAELDLALAKARYARAVKACEPVLHDVNGSGNEGIETAVVKMVEARHPLLGEKAVPLTVEIGRDFSILVITGPNTGGKTVALKTIGLFSLMAQAGIPVPASPETCLPVFDGIFADIGDEQSIEQTLSSFSWHVGNIVRIIRNATPCSLVLLDELGTSTDPAEGSALARSILLNFLNRKILTVATTHYGDLKAFAHTTSGVQNASFDFDPATFEPTYHLTVGIPGGSNALATAMRLGIPPEIVEEARGILSRGALELESLLRDLMVEKQKMEETRVVLEKERNEVEQQNTEVKSRLERLKEEERQAMQEARDSVVRESAELHRQIRQASSELRKEMTKERLERAKKALNGVREQLSSEAWTPKTGELEPAQRITAGDIVYLKDIGLQATVLSVAEDTQEVEVQAGQLKLKLGLESVEKIMEPKPARTRGTGMHLATKVISTELDLRGKRAEEVEVALDIYLNDAALANLSEVRVIHGIGTGTVRQIARDFLAAHPLVKSFRTGKQDEGGDGATMVSL, translated from the coding sequence GTGGACGAAAAAAGCCTGGAAATACTGGAGTTTCCGCAGATAATAACAACCCTGGCAGGTTACACTTCGTTCTCAGCCAGCCGCGAGCTAGCCTTTAAGCTAAAGCCGCTGACTGACTACGACCGGATTGCTCTGCTGCTCGGGCAGTCCGCGGAGGCACGGCATCTTCTGGCTATGGAACAGGGTTTTTCCATCGGTGGCGTTTCCGACATACGCGAAGCCGTCTGGATAGCATCGCTGGAAGGCATCCTCGAACCGAAAAGCCTGGTCGAGATTCAGCAGACGCTTGCCGCCATGCGCCAGACACGCAGCAACCTGAGCAAAATGTCAGCAGAACTGCCCCTGCTCTGGGATATTGCCAAAGACATAGCCGAACTGCGTCAGGTGGAAAAAGAACTCGCCCGCTGCATTTCCCCCAGTGGTGAAGTGCTCGACCGGGCATCCCCGGACCTGGCGGCCATCAGGCGACAGCTCCGAGAAGAGCGCGAGCATTTGTGGAATCGACTGGAGGCGATTATCAGGTCGCCGCGCGGTTGTAAGATAATTCAGGAGCCGATAATCACCGAGCGTGAGGGCCGGTACGTTATTCCGGTCAAGATTGAATTCAGAAGGGAAATACGGGGCATCACGCATGACGTATCCAACACCGGAGTTACCGTATTCGTGGAGCCCTGGTCAACTATGGAGCTGGGGAATACCGTCCGCGAGCTGGTAAATGAGGAAAAGCGTGAGGTGGAAAGAATACTGCGCAGGCTCAGCGCCGAGGTGGGCGGATACGAGGCGGAGTTATCTCTGAGCATTGAGAGAATTGCGGAGCTGGACCTGGCACTGGCCAAGGCGAGATATGCCCGCGCGGTGAAAGCGTGTGAACCGGTGCTTCACGATGTCAATGGCTCAGGAAATGAAGGCATAGAAACGGCAGTGGTCAAAATGGTCGAGGCCAGGCACCCACTGCTCGGGGAGAAAGCGGTGCCGCTAACCGTGGAAATCGGCCGCGATTTCTCCATCCTGGTCATCACCGGCCCCAATACCGGTGGCAAAACGGTGGCACTGAAGACTATAGGGCTGTTCAGCCTGATGGCACAGGCCGGAATACCGGTTCCTGCATCGCCAGAAACCTGCCTGCCCGTCTTTGACGGCATCTTTGCCGATATCGGCGATGAGCAGAGTATAGAGCAGACCCTTTCCAGTTTCAGCTGGCACGTCGGCAATATCGTCCGCATCATACGGAACGCCACTCCGTGCAGCCTGGTGCTCCTTGACGAGCTGGGGACAAGCACCGACCCGGCGGAAGGCTCTGCCCTGGCCCGTTCCATACTGCTCAACTTTCTGAACAGGAAAATCCTGACCGTCGCCACCACCCATTACGGCGACCTGAAGGCGTTCGCCCATACCACCTCCGGAGTACAGAATGCTTCTTTTGACTTCGACCCGGCCACATTCGAGCCAACATACCACCTGACGGTGGGCATACCCGGCGGCAGCAATGCTCTGGCCACCGCCATGCGACTTGGCATCCCGCCGGAGATTGTCGAGGAGGCCAGAGGTATACTGTCCAGAGGAGCTCTGGAACTGGAATCGCTGCTGCGCGACCTTATGGTGGAGAAGCAGAAAATGGAAGAAACCCGTGTCGTCCTGGAAAAAGAGAGAAATGAGGTGGAGCAGCAGAATACCGAGGTAAAAAGTCGGCTGGAGCGGTTGAAAGAAGAGGAACGGCAGGCCATGCAGGAGGCCAGGGACAGCGTTGTCCGGGAATCCGCCGAACTGCACCGGCAAATTCGCCAGGCCAGTTCCGAACTGCGTAAAGAAATGACAAAAGAGAGACTCGAACGGGCGAAGAAGGCACTGAACGGGGTGCGGGAGCAATTGAGCAGCGAGGCGTGGACGCCGAAGACAGGGGAGCTGGAACCGGCGCAGCGCATTACCGCCGGCGACATCGTCTACCTGAAAGATATAGGACTGCAGGCCACGGTACTATCCGTTGCCGAGGATACGCAGGAGGTTGAGGTTCAGGCGGGACAGCTCAAGCTCAAGCTCGGGCTGGAGAGCGTCGAGAAAATAATGGAGCCAAAACCAGCGCGCACACGCGGCACAGGGATGCACCTGGCAACGAAGGTAATATCGACCGAGCTTGACCTGCGCGGCAAGCGGGCGGAGGAAGTGGAGGTGGCGCTTGATATTTACCTCAACGATGCCGCACTGGCTAACCTGAGCGAAGTCCGGGTCATTCACGGGATAGGCACCGGCACGGTACGCCAGATTGCCCGGGATTTCCTGGCCGCCCATCCACTGGTCAAGTCATTTCGCACCGGCAAACAGGACGAGGGCGGCGACGGCGCTACCATGGTCAGCCTTTAA